From one Acidimicrobiales bacterium genomic stretch:
- the atpD gene encoding F0F1 ATP synthase subunit beta, protein MTTTEQQAGEKTRENGRVVVISGPVVDVEFPPHALPAINTALEIDLEFAGEKILITAEVAQQLGEGRVRCVCLKPTDGLTRGAVVRNPGHGITVPVGDAVLGHVFNVIGQPLDTDDIGEIDDRWEIHRDPPPFDELESSRDMFETGIKVIDLLEPYVRGGKIGLFGGAGVGKTVLIQEMIRRVATQHGGVSVFAGVGERTREGTDLWLEMQESGVIEKAALVYGQMDEPPGVRLRVALSALTMAEYFRDVKNQDVLLFVDNIFRFVQAGSEVSTLLGRMPSAVGYQPTLADEMGQLQERITSTKGRSITSLQAVYVPADDYTDPAPFTTFTHLDATTELSRQIAALGIYPAVDPLSSTSNILAPEVVGDAHYRCATAVKEILQRNRELQDIIAILGLDELSEEDRLTVTRARKIQRFLSQPFFVAEVFTGQPGVYVPIDETVRSFEALVGGDLDDLPEQAFLNVGGVDEVHAKAKQLADS, encoded by the coding sequence ATGACGACGACTGAGCAGCAAGCGGGGGAGAAGACGAGGGAGAACGGCCGGGTGGTCGTGATCTCCGGGCCCGTCGTCGACGTCGAGTTCCCGCCCCACGCGCTCCCCGCGATCAACACCGCCCTCGAGATCGACCTCGAGTTCGCCGGTGAGAAGATCCTCATCACCGCCGAGGTCGCCCAGCAGCTCGGCGAGGGCCGCGTGCGCTGCGTCTGTCTGAAGCCGACCGACGGCCTCACGCGGGGCGCCGTGGTGCGCAACCCCGGCCACGGCATCACCGTCCCCGTCGGCGACGCCGTGCTCGGCCACGTCTTCAACGTCATCGGCCAGCCGCTCGACACCGACGACATCGGCGAGATCGACGACCGCTGGGAGATCCACCGCGACCCGCCGCCGTTCGACGAGCTCGAGTCCTCGCGCGACATGTTCGAGACCGGGATCAAGGTCATCGATCTCCTCGAGCCCTACGTCCGAGGCGGCAAGATCGGCCTCTTCGGCGGCGCCGGCGTCGGAAAGACGGTGCTCATCCAGGAGATGATCCGCCGCGTCGCCACCCAGCACGGTGGCGTCTCGGTCTTCGCCGGCGTCGGCGAGCGCACCCGTGAGGGCACCGACCTGTGGCTCGAGATGCAGGAGTCGGGGGTCATCGAGAAGGCGGCCCTCGTCTACGGCCAGATGGACGAGCCGCCGGGCGTGCGCCTGCGCGTCGCGCTCTCCGCGCTCACCATGGCCGAGTACTTCCGCGACGTGAAGAACCAGGACGTGCTGCTGTTCGTCGACAACATCTTCCGCTTCGTGCAGGCGGGCTCGGAGGTCTCCACCCTCCTCGGGCGGATGCCCTCCGCCGTCGGCTACCAGCCGACGCTCGCCGACGAGATGGGCCAGCTGCAGGAGCGGATCACCTCCACCAAGGGGCGCTCGATCACCTCGCTGCAGGCCGTCTACGTCCCCGCCGACGACTACACCGACCCGGCGCCGTTCACGACCTTCACCCACCTCGACGCGACGACCGAGCTCTCCCGGCAGATAGCGGCCCTCGGCATCTACCCCGCCGTCGACCCGCTCTCCTCGACGAGCAACATCCTCGCCCCGGAGGTGGTCGGCGACGCCCACTACCGCTGCGCGACGGCGGTGAAGGAGATCCTGCAGCGCAACCGTGAGCTGCAGGACATCATCGCGATCCTCGGCCTCGACGAGCTCTCCGAGGAGGACCGGCTGACGGTCACCCGCGCCCGCAAGATCCAGCGCTTCCTCTCCCAGCCCTTCTTCGTCGCCGAGGTCTTCACCGGCCAGCCCGGGGTCTACGTGCCGATCGACGAGACCGTGCGCAGCTTCGAGGCGCTCGTCGGCGGCGACCTCGACGACCTCCCCGAGCAGGCCTTCCTGAACGTCGGGGGGGTCGACGAGGTGCACGCCAAGGCCAAGCAGCTCGCCGACAGCTGA
- the atpG gene encoding ATP synthase F1 subunit gamma: MAGGQERALRRRIRSVEATKKITRAMELIAASQIPRARARIAGSAPYVEGIERVLATTAAEASGASRLLGDGAEARSVLVLAIVADRGLAGGYNSSVLRQTERLIVAGEAEGREYRLVTIGRKAIGFFRFRGRSVDRPFLQMTNRPTFEDARQVAAELTGPFLAGEVDLVQLVSTRYRSAGVQVVETRQVLPIPEVDEEREEGSGGAEGAAGAEGAGGFFDFEPEPEELLRLLVPRYAEAVVYRALLEASVSEHTARQRAMAAATDNAEELITTYRRAMNRARQDAITTEILEIVSGAEALRANSEAADERDDFLRNDQQEQSA; the protein is encoded by the coding sequence ATGGCGGGCGGCCAGGAACGCGCGCTGCGCAGGAGGATCCGCAGCGTCGAGGCGACGAAGAAGATCACCCGCGCGATGGAGCTCATCGCCGCCTCGCAGATCCCGCGCGCCCGCGCCCGCATCGCTGGCTCCGCCCCCTACGTGGAGGGCATCGAGCGCGTCCTCGCGACCACCGCCGCCGAGGCGAGCGGCGCGTCGCGCCTCCTCGGCGATGGCGCCGAGGCGCGCTCCGTCCTCGTCCTCGCGATCGTCGCCGACCGCGGCCTCGCCGGGGGCTACAACTCCTCGGTGCTCCGCCAGACCGAACGGCTGATCGTCGCCGGGGAGGCCGAGGGGCGCGAGTACCGGCTCGTCACGATCGGCCGCAAGGCGATCGGCTTCTTCCGCTTCCGCGGCCGCAGCGTCGACCGCCCCTTCCTGCAGATGACGAACCGCCCCACCTTCGAGGACGCCCGGCAGGTCGCCGCCGAGCTCACCGGCCCCTTCCTCGCCGGCGAGGTCGACCTCGTGCAGCTCGTCTCCACCCGCTACCGCTCCGCCGGCGTGCAGGTCGTCGAGACCCGTCAGGTGCTCCCGATCCCCGAGGTGGACGAGGAGCGCGAGGAGGGTTCGGGCGGCGCCGAGGGCGCGGCCGGCGCCGAGGGCGCGGGCGGCTTCTTCGACTTCGAGCCCGAGCCGGAGGAGCTGCTCCGGCTGCTCGTCCCCCGCTACGCCGAGGCCGTCGTCTACCGGGCGCTGCTCGAGGCCTCGGTCTCCGAGCACACCGCCCGCCAGCGGGCGATGGCTGCCGCGACCGACAACGCCGAGGAGCTGATCACCACCTACCGGCGGGCGATGAACCGGGCCCGCCAGGACGCGATCACCACCGAGATCCTCGAGATCGTGAGCGGCGCCGAGGCGCTGCGCGCCAATTCCGAGGCCGCGGACGAGCGCGACGACTTTCTACGCAACGACCAACAGGAGCAGAGTGCATGA
- the atpA gene encoding F0F1 ATP synthase subunit alpha → MAELTISADDIQAALARHVGELRTEISTEQVGRIASVGDGIAYVTGLPQASVNEMLTFENGVIGLALNLEEEAIGAVVLGDSEGLDEGQVVRATGEILSVPVGDALLGRVVNPLGEPLDGKGPIEGATLRRLEIQAPGIVNRQPVTEPLQTGIKVIDAITPIGRGQRELIIGDRKTGKTTIAVDAILNQAGLGVKCIYVGIGQKGSTIAQTVALLESHGALEYTVVVAAPASEPAPFKYLAPYAGCAMGQHWMENGEHALIVYDDLSKQAEAYRQLSLLLRRPPGREAYPGDVFYLHSRLLERAAKLSDELGGGSLTALPIIETKAGDISAYIPTNVISITDGQIFLETDLFNSGIRPAMNIGNSVSRVGGAAQIRAMRSVVGSLKIDLAQFRDLEAFAAFGSELDRASQSQLDRGYRLTALLKQGLNEPMPVEEQVAVIFAGVRGLIDDLAVEDIPAFEAALRAHLRGAHAELLTHIREQKTLPDEQELTKAIEEAKAGFSSGDSAAAKAG, encoded by the coding sequence ATGGCAGAGCTGACGATCAGCGCTGACGACATCCAGGCGGCACTCGCCCGCCACGTCGGGGAGCTCCGCACGGAGATCTCCACCGAGCAGGTCGGCCGGATCGCCTCCGTCGGTGACGGCATCGCCTACGTGACCGGCCTCCCGCAGGCCTCGGTCAACGAGATGCTCACCTTCGAGAACGGCGTCATCGGCCTCGCGCTGAACCTCGAGGAGGAGGCGATCGGCGCGGTCGTGCTCGGCGACTCCGAGGGCCTCGACGAGGGCCAGGTGGTGCGGGCGACGGGCGAGATCCTCTCGGTCCCGGTCGGCGACGCGCTCCTCGGGCGGGTGGTCAACCCCCTCGGCGAGCCGCTCGACGGCAAGGGGCCGATCGAGGGCGCGACGCTGCGGCGCCTCGAGATCCAGGCGCCGGGGATCGTCAACCGCCAGCCCGTGACCGAGCCGCTGCAGACCGGGATCAAGGTCATCGACGCGATCACGCCGATCGGCCGTGGCCAGCGGGAGCTCATCATCGGCGACCGCAAGACGGGCAAGACGACGATCGCCGTCGACGCGATCCTCAACCAGGCGGGCCTCGGCGTGAAGTGCATCTACGTCGGCATCGGCCAGAAGGGTTCCACGATCGCGCAGACCGTCGCCCTCCTCGAGTCCCACGGCGCCCTCGAGTACACCGTCGTCGTCGCCGCACCGGCCTCCGAGCCGGCGCCCTTCAAGTACCTCGCCCCCTACGCCGGCTGCGCGATGGGCCAGCACTGGATGGAGAACGGCGAGCACGCGCTGATCGTCTACGACGACCTCTCCAAGCAGGCCGAGGCCTACCGCCAGCTCTCGCTGCTGCTGCGCCGCCCGCCGGGGCGCGAGGCCTACCCGGGCGACGTCTTCTACCTCCACTCCCGCCTCCTCGAGCGCGCCGCGAAGCTCTCCGACGAGCTCGGCGGTGGCTCGCTCACCGCCCTCCCGATCATCGAGACCAAGGCCGGTGACATCTCCGCCTACATCCCGACGAACGTGATCTCGATCACCGACGGCCAGATCTTCTTGGAGACCGACCTCTTCAACTCCGGCATCCGCCCGGCGATGAACATCGGCAACTCGGTCTCGCGCGTCGGCGGCGCCGCGCAGATCCGTGCCATGCGCTCGGTCGTCGGCTCGCTGAAGATCGACCTCGCGCAGTTCCGCGACCTCGAGGCCTTCGCCGCCTTCGGCTCCGAGCTCGACCGCGCCTCGCAGTCCCAGCTCGACCGCGGCTACCGCCTGACGGCGCTGCTGAAGCAGGGGCTGAACGAGCCGATGCCGGTCGAGGAGCAGGTCGCGGTGATCTTCGCCGGCGTGCGCGGCCTCATCGACGACCTCGCCGTCGAGGACATCCCCGCCTTCGAGGCGGCCCTGCGCGCCCATCTGCGCGGCGCGCACGCCGAGCTCCTCACCCACATCCGGGAGCAGAAGACGCTCCCCGACGAGCAGGAGCTCACCAAGGCGATCGAAGAGGCCAAGGCGGGCTTCTCGAGCGGAGACTCCGCCGCCGCCAAGGCGGGCTGA
- a CDS encoding F0F1 ATP synthase subunit delta has protein sequence MAHELLHGYALATLESARASGELERVAGEVEAFAAALTSSEPLRRALSDAAVAQNARRAIAADLLHGRASEAGASLVDFALRAVRAGELAVAVADLVVAADAAREGVAEQPIHGRSALRSRIRGYTERVLEELGSLDEVDTVEEQLFSFARIVEANAELRRELSEPSAAVAGRVALLADLLSSQVLPATLRIVSFVIAVGPVRNLVGTYEWLVDLIAEERGRRVAQVRAAVVLSEEERSSLARVLSTLVHRDVEVRMIEDPDVIGGILVSVGDLLIDGTVRLRLERLREAVAQWA, from the coding sequence ATGGCCCACGAGCTGCTGCACGGCTACGCGCTCGCGACGCTCGAGAGCGCCCGCGCCAGCGGGGAGCTGGAGCGCGTCGCCGGGGAGGTCGAGGCTTTCGCCGCTGCGCTCACGAGCTCGGAGCCGCTCCGTCGGGCGCTGAGCGACGCAGCGGTCGCGCAGAACGCCCGACGGGCGATCGCCGCCGACCTGCTGCACGGCCGCGCGAGCGAGGCCGGCGCCTCGCTCGTCGACTTCGCGCTGCGCGCCGTCCGCGCGGGCGAGCTCGCGGTCGCCGTCGCCGACCTCGTGGTCGCCGCCGACGCGGCGCGCGAGGGCGTCGCCGAGCAGCCGATCCACGGGCGCAGCGCGCTCCGCTCGAGGATCCGTGGCTACACCGAGCGGGTGCTCGAGGAGCTGGGGAGCCTCGACGAGGTCGACACCGTCGAGGAGCAGCTGTTCTCCTTCGCCCGCATCGTCGAGGCGAACGCCGAGCTCCGTCGCGAGCTCTCCGAGCCGAGCGCGGCGGTGGCGGGGCGCGTCGCGCTGCTCGCGGACCTCCTCTCCTCCCAGGTGCTCCCCGCCACGCTGCGCATCGTCTCCTTCGTCATCGCCGTCGGCCCGGTGCGCAACCTCGTCGGGACCTACGAGTGGCTGGTGGACCTCATCGCCGAGGAGCGCGGCCGGCGGGTCGCGCAGGTGCGCGCCGCGGTGGTCCTCTCCGAGGAGGAGCGGAGCTCGCTCGCGCGGGTGCTCTCCACGCTCGTGCACCGCGACGTCGAGGTGCGGATGATCGAGGACCCCGACGTGATCGGCGGGATCCTCGTCTCGGTCGGCGACCTCCTCATCGACGGGACGGTACGGCTTCGGTTGGAACGACTGCGCGAGGCCGTCGCGCAGTGGGCCTAG
- the atpF gene encoding F0F1 ATP synthase subunit B: protein MPLFAATGNFGLSYLLEWVALIFVALFIKRYVAPFLGAQMSAKREQIRGQLAEREEAAAAAAALIAARRAELEAARAEAEGIVRLARDSAASLVEEGRARAAEERERLVRRATAEIEAAHSRVRAEVIAELGSIVVDAAERVVTAELDDANQRRLIAEAISATEAGAPA, encoded by the coding sequence GTGCCGTTGTTCGCCGCCACCGGGAACTTCGGCCTCTCCTACCTCCTCGAGTGGGTCGCGCTCATCTTCGTGGCGCTGTTCATCAAGCGCTACGTCGCCCCCTTCCTCGGCGCGCAGATGTCCGCGAAGCGCGAGCAGATCCGCGGCCAGCTCGCCGAGCGCGAGGAGGCCGCCGCCGCGGCGGCGGCGCTGATCGCGGCGCGCCGCGCCGAGCTCGAGGCGGCCCGCGCCGAGGCGGAGGGGATCGTCCGCCTGGCGCGCGACAGCGCCGCCTCGCTCGTCGAGGAGGGGCGGGCGCGCGCCGCGGAGGAGCGCGAGCGACTGGTGCGGCGCGCCACCGCCGAGATCGAGGCGGCGCACAGCCGCGTGCGCGCCGAGGTGATCGCCGAGCTCGGCTCCATCGTCGTCGACGCTGCTGAGCGGGTCGTCACCGCCGAGCTCGACGACGCCAACCAGCGGCGGTTGATCGCCGAGGCGATCAGCGCGACCGAGGCGGGGGCGCCCGCCTGA
- the atpF gene encoding F0F1 ATP synthase subunit B, with amino-acid sequence MLADTSSTPNFILPNATILVEVVLFLVVLGIVNAFVLKPVQRVIAEREETIRSGLQARDSAQSEAAELEQARRAVLEEARAEARGLIEAATRAAEELRATARDDGQQEHDRLIAGAAAEIDRQREQVRSDVLSRVETMVGEAASRVAGVPIDAARHRDLIQLAVAAAEGN; translated from the coding sequence ATGCTCGCCGACACCTCGTCGACGCCCAACTTCATCCTCCCGAACGCCACGATCCTCGTCGAGGTCGTGCTGTTCCTCGTCGTGCTCGGCATCGTCAACGCGTTCGTGCTGAAGCCCGTGCAGCGGGTCATCGCCGAGCGCGAGGAGACGATCCGCTCCGGACTGCAGGCCCGCGACAGCGCGCAGAGCGAGGCGGCGGAGCTGGAACAGGCGCGCCGCGCGGTGCTCGAGGAGGCCCGCGCCGAGGCGCGCGGGCTGATCGAGGCGGCGACCAGGGCCGCCGAGGAGCTGCGGGCGACGGCGCGCGACGACGGCCAGCAGGAGCACGACCGGCTGATCGCCGGTGCCGCCGCGGAGATCGACCGCCAGCGCGAGCAGGTGCGCAGCGACGTCCTCAGCCGCGTCGAGACGATGGTCGGCGAGGCGGCGAGCCGCGTCGCGGGCGTGCCGATCGACGCCGCCCGCCACCGCGACCTGATCCAGCTGGCCGTCGCCGCGGCGGAGGGGAACTAG
- the atpE gene encoding ATP synthase F0 subunit C, whose product MVGGGLALGGGAVGAAIGDGLAGSQTIAGVARQPEAQSRLFTIMFIVVGLCEAMYFINLVFMALFIFVLAKK is encoded by the coding sequence ATGGTCGGCGGCGGTCTCGCGCTCGGCGGTGGCGCCGTCGGCGCCGCGATCGGCGACGGCCTCGCCGGCAGCCAGACGATCGCCGGCGTCGCCCGCCAGCCGGAGGCGCAGAGCCGCCTCTTCACGATCATGTTCATCGTCGTCGGCCTCTGTGAGGCGATGTACTTCATCAACCTCGTCTTCATGGCGCTGTTCATCTTCGTCCTGGCGAAGAAGTAG
- the atpB gene encoding F0F1 ATP synthase subunit A — MSPLLLATDIPVGDHIFWKVAGLTIDADTVLATIIAGVIVLAAGLYLRARVTADVPGRLQLAFETIVSGVSRQIGSTMGDEGRPIVPLAVTLFVFILIANWLELIPTGHSPQYLPAPSGDVNFTLGIALFVIIAVHVTWIRHQGLRSYLGHYFKPYKVLFPINAIEELVKPITLALRLFGNIFSGGLMLVLIADLLPTKLIAPIPILDVVWKLFDGLFVGPVQAFIFALLTILYFEAAIAGSGH; from the coding sequence ATGAGCCCACTGCTGCTCGCCACCGACATCCCCGTCGGCGACCACATCTTCTGGAAGGTCGCCGGCCTCACGATCGACGCCGACACCGTCCTTGCGACGATCATCGCCGGGGTCATCGTCCTCGCCGCCGGCCTCTACCTGCGGGCGCGGGTGACCGCGGACGTCCCGGGGCGCCTGCAGCTCGCCTTCGAGACGATCGTCTCGGGCGTCAGCCGCCAGATCGGCTCGACGATGGGCGACGAGGGTCGCCCGATCGTGCCGCTCGCCGTCACGCTCTTCGTCTTCATCCTCATCGCCAACTGGCTCGAGCTGATCCCGACGGGCCACAGCCCGCAGTACCTGCCGGCGCCGTCGGGGGACGTGAACTTCACCCTCGGCATCGCGCTCTTCGTGATCATCGCGGTGCACGTCACCTGGATCCGCCACCAGGGGCTGCGCAGCTACTTGGGGCACTACTTCAAGCCCTACAAGGTCCTCTTTCCGATCAACGCGATCGAGGAGCTGGTGAAGCCGATCACGCTCGCGCTGCGGCTCTTCGGCAACATCTTCTCGGGTGGGCTGATGCTGGTGCTCATCGCCGACCTGCTCCCGACGAAGCTGATCGCGCCGATCCCCATCCTCGACGTGGTCTGGAAGCTCTTCGACGGCCTCTTCGTCGGCCCCGTCCAGGCCTTCATCTTCGCCCTACTCACGATCTTGTACTTCGAGGCGGCGATCGCCGGCTCGGGGCACTGA
- a CDS encoding MraY family glycosyltransferase, whose product MKPYLPYLALFGVAALSSYLACFPISALARRIGAVDQPGEGRMHALPTPIAGGGAMLVAFLISMFVASRVHTFGGIFRTSLEPLGVIIGAILIYLVGLIDDVRDISAPAKVAGQVLAAMALVSLGVTMFYFKIPFYAPIINLSPSELPLITALWVVGMANAVNLIDGLDGLAAGIVAIASGSLCVYGLRLEHLGDLAPDSIGPLVALIACGVCIGFLPHNFHPARLFMGDGGALFLGLLMAAATMVIGGRTESSSSQPIHVSGLTFFRFAPLFLPFFILGVPILDTAFAIVRRTARRSSFAARDLGHLHHRLVRLGHGQRRAVLILWSWTAVLSAFVLIPVFDNRANAYVPVGLAVLGVGLYTLFHPAGTPTEAPVLTAEGVPLAPPGEVEPTRPRHGRSGPPISVTVSGAAGVAVAGEPDLASPTRRRRVRRRVPRLALRRPRHSGEAPLPTSDPAGRVAPNEGEVRG is encoded by the coding sequence GTGAAGCCCTACCTCCCCTACCTCGCCCTGTTCGGGGTGGCGGCGCTCTCGAGCTACCTCGCGTGCTTCCCGATCAGTGCGCTGGCGCGCCGCATCGGCGCCGTCGACCAGCCGGGCGAGGGGCGGATGCACGCGCTCCCGACGCCGATCGCCGGCGGGGGGGCGATGCTCGTCGCCTTCCTCATCTCGATGTTCGTCGCCTCGCGCGTCCACACCTTCGGGGGCATCTTCCGGACCTCCCTCGAGCCGCTCGGGGTGATCATCGGCGCGATCCTCATCTACCTCGTCGGGCTGATCGACGACGTGCGGGACATCTCCGCCCCGGCCAAGGTCGCCGGCCAGGTGCTCGCGGCGATGGCCCTCGTCTCGCTCGGGGTGACGATGTTCTATTTCAAGATCCCCTTCTACGCCCCGATCATCAACCTCTCCCCCTCCGAGCTGCCGCTGATCACGGCGCTGTGGGTGGTCGGCATGGCCAACGCGGTGAACCTCATCGACGGCCTCGACGGCCTCGCCGCGGGGATCGTGGCGATCGCCTCCGGCTCGCTCTGCGTCTACGGGCTGCGTCTCGAGCACCTCGGCGACCTCGCCCCGGACTCGATCGGCCCGCTCGTCGCGCTGATCGCCTGTGGCGTGTGCATCGGTTTCCTGCCCCACAACTTCCACCCGGCGAGGCTGTTCATGGGCGACGGCGGGGCGCTGTTCCTCGGGCTGTTGATGGCGGCGGCGACGATGGTGATCGGCGGCCGGACCGAGTCGAGCAGCTCGCAGCCGATCCACGTCTCGGGGCTCACCTTCTTCCGCTTCGCCCCGCTCTTCCTCCCCTTCTTCATCCTCGGGGTGCCGATCCTCGATACCGCGTTCGCGATCGTCCGACGCACGGCGCGGCGCTCGAGCTTCGCGGCGCGCGACCTCGGCCACCTCCACCACCGGCTGGTGCGCCTCGGCCACGGGCAGCGCCGCGCGGTGCTCATCTTGTGGTCCTGGACGGCGGTCCTCTCGGCCTTCGTCCTCATCCCGGTCTTCGACAACCGCGCCAACGCCTACGTCCCGGTCGGCCTCGCCGTGCTCGGCGTCGGGCTCTACACGCTCTTCCATCCGGCCGGGACGCCGACCGAGGCCCCGGTCCTCACCGCCGAGGGGGTGCCGCTCGCCCCGCCCGGCGAGGTGGAGCCGACGCGCCCCCGCCACGGCCGTTCCGGGCCGCCGATCTCGGTGACGGTGAGCGGCGCCGCGGGGGTCGCGGTCGCCGGCGAGCCCGACCTCGCCTCGCCGACGCGCCGCCGCCGGGTCCGCCGCCGCGTCCCCCGCCTCGCCCTCCGACGGCCGCGGCACTCCGGGGAGGCGCCCCTTCCCACCTCGGATCCGGCCGGCCGGGTTGCCCCCAACGAGGGGGAGGTGCGAGGATAA
- the glyA gene encoding serine hydroxymethyltransferase yields MSPFGGGDLSADPEVARILGDELDRQRTTIQLIASENFTSPAVLAATASVLTNKYSEGYPGRRYYGGNVFADEVEDLARERAKDLFGAEHANVQPHAGAPANLAVYLALAEPGDTILAMRLDQGGHLTHGSPVSITGKTYRFVSYGVTPADDAGGGERIDLDRLRDLALAERPRIIVAGTTAYTQIIDPEPFREIADEVGALFMFDAAHPAGLIAGGVHPSPVGVADVVTFTTHKTLRGPRGGAILCNEEHARAIDGAVFPGLQGGPLEHVIAAKAVAFREAATEDFRSYAQRVVENAAALAAGLAEEGFRLVSGGTANHQVILDLRSFDAELTGKTAQEALDRAGITCNRNQIPDDPRSPFITSGLRLGSAAETTAGMGAAQMGEIARLMGRVLRDHASEENLAAVREEVRSLCGHFDPYPDADQLVGAAR; encoded by the coding sequence TTGAGCCCATTCGGTGGCGGCGACCTCTCCGCAGACCCGGAGGTGGCACGGATCCTCGGTGACGAGCTCGACCGGCAGCGGACGACGATCCAGCTGATCGCGTCGGAGAACTTCACCTCGCCGGCGGTGCTCGCGGCGACCGCGTCGGTGCTCACGAACAAGTACTCCGAGGGCTACCCCGGGCGCCGCTACTACGGCGGCAACGTCTTCGCTGACGAGGTCGAGGACCTCGCCCGCGAGCGGGCGAAGGACCTCTTCGGCGCCGAGCACGCCAACGTGCAGCCGCACGCCGGCGCGCCCGCCAACCTCGCCGTCTACCTCGCCCTCGCCGAGCCCGGCGACACGATCCTCGCGATGCGCCTCGACCAGGGCGGCCACCTCACCCACGGCTCGCCGGTCTCGATCACCGGCAAGACCTACCGCTTCGTCTCCTACGGGGTGACCCCGGCGGACGACGCAGGCGGCGGCGAGCGCATCGACCTCGACCGGCTGCGCGACCTCGCCCTCGCCGAGCGCCCGCGCATCATCGTCGCCGGCACCACCGCCTACACCCAGATCATCGACCCGGAGCCTTTCCGCGAGATCGCCGACGAGGTCGGGGCGCTGTTCATGTTCGACGCCGCCCACCCCGCCGGGCTGATCGCCGGGGGCGTGCACCCGAGCCCCGTCGGCGTCGCGGACGTCGTCACTTTCACGACCCACAAGACGCTGCGCGGGCCGCGCGGCGGCGCCATCCTCTGCAACGAGGAGCACGCGCGCGCGATCGACGGCGCAGTCTTCCCCGGTCTGCAGGGCGGGCCGCTCGAGCACGTGATCGCCGCCAAGGCGGTCGCCTTCCGCGAGGCGGCGACCGAGGACTTCCGCAGCTACGCGCAGCGCGTGGTGGAGAACGCCGCCGCGCTCGCGGCGGGCCTCGCGGAGGAGGGCTTCCGCCTCGTCTCGGGGGGCACCGCCAACCACCAGGTGATCCTCGACCTGCGCAGCTTCGACGCCGAGCTCACCGGGAAGACCGCGCAGGAGGCGCTCGACCGCGCCGGCATCACCTGCAACCGCAACCAGATCCCCGACGACCCCCGCTCCCCGTTCATCACGAGCGGCCTCCGCCTCGGCTCCGCCGCCGAGACGACCGCCGGCATGGGCGCGGCGCAGATGGGCGAGATCGCCCGCCTGATGGGGAGGGTGCTGCGCGACCACGCATCGGAGGAGAATCTCGCCGCGGTGCGCGAGGAGGTCCGCTCGCTCTGTGGCCACTTCGACCCCTACCCGGACGCGGACCAGCTCGTCGGCGCAGCGCGCTGA
- a CDS encoding ABC transporter permease has product MAAPAISVQGLTKHDGDLVAVQDVSFEVPQGQVFALLGPNGAGKTTTVEILEGFRKGDNGEVRVLGFDPSARRTARDFHHRLVLVQRRENGQLKRLRLSPLPVAAFLGGLILNVLVICAVQIAALLALGHFAYHDQLATNWAALPIAIVVGVVCFVSVGVGVSALVPNQESGAPIINLVFFVLVAISGIWFPIAGTSGLAKFAAYLPIRHFVLAVFAAFDHSPGASPWAWPDLRVLVIWAAIGILLAVRRFSFEPRRR; this is encoded by the coding sequence ATGGCGGCTCCTGCGATCTCGGTGCAGGGCCTCACCAAGCACGACGGCGACCTCGTCGCGGTGCAGGACGTCAGCTTCGAGGTGCCGCAGGGCCAGGTCTTCGCGCTCCTCGGGCCGAACGGCGCCGGCAAGACGACGACGGTCGAGATCCTCGAGGGCTTCCGCAAGGGCGACAACGGTGAGGTGCGCGTCCTCGGCTTCGACCCGAGCGCACGTCGCACGGCCCGCGACTTCCACCACCGCCTGGTCCTCGTGCAGCGGCGTGAGAACGGCCAGCTGAAGCGCCTCCGCCTCTCACCGCTGCCGGTGGCGGCCTTCCTCGGCGGCCTGATCCTCAACGTGCTCGTGATCTGTGCGGTGCAGATCGCCGCGCTGCTGGCGCTCGGGCACTTCGCCTACCACGACCAGCTCGCCACCAACTGGGCGGCGCTGCCCATCGCCATCGTCGTCGGCGTCGTCTGCTTCGTGTCGGTCGGGGTGGGGGTGAGCGCGCTCGTGCCGAACCAGGAGTCCGGCGCGCCGATCATCAACCTCGTCTTCTTCGTTCTCGTCGCGATCTCGGGCATCTGGTTCCCGATCGCCGGCACCTCGGGGCTCGCGAAGTTCGCCGCCTATCTGCCGATCCGCCACTTCGTGCTCGCCGTCTTCGCGGCCTTCGACCACAGCCCCGGCGCCTCACCGTGGGCCTGGCCGGACCTGCGGGTGCTCGTGATCTGGGCGGCGATCGGGATCCTGCTCGCCGTCCGACGCTTCAGCTTCGAGCCCCGTCGCCGCTGA